A genomic window from Triticum urartu cultivar G1812 chromosome 7, Tu2.1, whole genome shotgun sequence includes:
- the LOC125520533 gene encoding uncharacterized protein LOC125520533 codes for MSEGGSHMQPQLGNSHTANSEQPEPATMPMNGMAASRPGNGQTADEAAASGVTEDIEAAGNNNGQGPPNRPASHESSIKVDFEFLWRLRKYLLLLAVLAVGVTYNAGLSPPGGFQMDRLDRHAGDPLLPLRFFQRYQAFFYCNATAFAASLVLIILLLSRGVASKHVWLRSMQFTMILDLFSLMGAYAAGSCRALRSSVYILVLVCSVFVYVVVHILLFMRAVPQPLKDQVQKTQDLILKKLKRMLKKVPSICPVSDPDGQRSNRDYAREIEEARKFILMLATFAATITYQAGISPPGGFWGANNPEHRAATFVLRKHNLLRFNIFTCCNATSFVASLVTVILLLSTELSTHGIRTQALSVCVVAVLLGLIGAYASGSCRDVATSLSVILIIAVVLICVLILVICLHCKAVTVWVDEELKPALGKMLRMLSLGQDDSPRAHQQCTDCQRRHHQDTELVSQRNHQQDTDLDSQRIHHQDTELVSQRNHQQDTDLDSRRIHQQDTELDSQRSQQQDTALDSQRVRQQDTELDSPTTHQQATEHVVRDTEVEGVMSNLQCYSADSDLVSTGDMRSVSASDLDSMEDIMPTTLHQSHDQSEHAAIRVVCSSSTDALTTEEVPSDNLEIQPAGSQQVAIPMALSSSDGGNSIQGILPLQGSVDENATSGNLRMDADDPAMGCELPDSHGDSTEQHGQQMSNNPTSADDRDVRLEIDNTANDQAPQHQRCIKCSCRNPDDAFLKKSRTYLLLLAILAVSLTYQAGLNPPGGFWTSNATKHSAGDPILGDSGRVWTSGGTKHSAGDPILEDSYHKRYLAFFYFNATAFAASLVMILMLLSRKMSNKVIKRRALQTAMITDLLALMGAFVVGSCREKTKSIYISVSIFIVVAYVLLHVLVFRHNGWLKVCVTQRMKFAPPQTDNESRDAKEKDLARRRNLLFILAILAATVTYQAGLNPPGGIWPDENSKGGKPGNPVLQDSHPERYDVFYYSNAVSFASSVAVIILLVNRESCEDGIKSYAIRVCLVAGLLGLLIAYSAGTCRKARPVIYLIVIASAALTCLVIQVLVLQDALDGPLTRLRGRLRKILHLEPDSETPLESSDEENTERNAQGSGTLISEKTEKKRQKYLMLLSVLAASIAYQAGLNPPGGFWPDDTPKNGYKAGNPVLKDINSWRYMVFYVFNSISFMSSIAVVMLLLSKSVRQKKVPLQALHFIMILDLSALMTAYAAGSCRKFRTSIFILVVVCCVLVYLLCIIILSSRIARWLKKQKNKVASLLLEPSHAAATSA; via the coding sequence ATGAGTGAGGGCGGCTCACACATGCAGCCTCAGCTGGGGAACTCTCACACGGCGAACAGCGAGCAGCCTGAGCCGGCCACCATGCCGATGAACGGCATGGCTGCTTCGAGGCCAGGCAATGGCCAGACGGCAGATGAAGCAGCCGCCAGCGGAGTGACGGAGGATATCGAGGCGGCCGGCAACAACAATGGGCAAGGTCCGCCCAACAGGCCAGCAAGCCATGAATCCAGCATCAAGGTTGATTTCGAGTTCTTGTGGAGGTTGCGGAAGTATCTGCTACTTCTGGCGGTGTTGGCCGTTGGTGTCACTTACAATGCTGGGTTGAGCCCGCCGGGGGGATTTCAGATGGACAGACTTGACCGCCATGCCGGTGATCCTCTCCTCCCGCTTAGATTCTTCCAGCGATACCAAGCCTTCTTTTACTGCAACGCCACAGCCTTTGCTGCTTCTCTGGTCTTGATCATCTTGCTCCTGAGTAGGGGAGTGGCGAGCAAGCATGTCTGGCTTCGCTCGATGCAGTTTACCATGATACTGGATCTTTTCAGTCTCATGGGGGCATATGCCGCGGGGAGTTGCAGAGCACTAAGGTCTTCCGTTTACATATTGGTGCTGGTCTGTTCTGTTTTCGTCTATGTTGTGGTTCATATCCTATTGTTTATGAGGGCAGTTCCACAGCCGTTAAAAGATCAGGTGCAGAAAACCCAGGATCTCATTCTGAAGAAGCTGAAACGCATGCTAAAAAAGGTGCCATCTATTTGCCCTGTCTCTGATCCTGACGGGCAAAGGAGCAACCGAGATTACGCAAGGGAGATCGAGGAGGCTCGCAAGTTCATATTGATGCTTGCAACTTTTGCTGCTACTATCACATACCAAGCTGGGATAAGTCCACCTGGTGGCTTTTGGGGTGCAAATAATCCTGAACACCGTGCAGCCACTTTTGTTCTCCGCAAGCACAACCTCCTCCGCTTCAATATCTTCACGTGTTGCAATGCGACCTCTTTTGTGGCGTCTTTGGTCACAGTCATACTGCTTCTGAGCACGGAACTGAGCACGCATGGGATAAGGACTCAAGCGCTGTCTGTGTGCGTCGTGGCTGTTCTGCTGGGGCTCATTGGTGCTTATGCTTCAGGGAGCTGCAGGGATGTTGCAACATCGTTGTCAGTGATACTCATAATTGCTGTGGTTCTAATCTGTGTTCTGATTCTTGTTATTTGCCTTCATTGCAAAGCTGTAACGGTGTGGGTGGATGAGGAGCTGAAGCCAGCACTTGGCAAAATGCTGAGGATGCTGTCATTGGGGCAAGATGATTCTCCAAGAGCTCACCAGCAATGTACAGATTGTCAGAGAAGGCACCATCAAGATACAGAGCTTGTTTCTCAGAGAAATCACCAGCAAGATACAGATCTTGATTCTCAGAGGATTCACCATCAAGATACAGAGCTTGTTTCTCAGAGAAATCACCAGCAAGATACAGATCTTGATTCTCGGAGGATTCACCAACAAGATACAGAGCTTGACTCTCAGAGAAGTCAGCAGCAAGATACAGCACTTGACTCTCAGAGGGTTCGCCAGCAAGATACAGAGCTTGATTCTCCGACAACTCACCAGCAAGCTACAGAGCATGTAGTTCGAGATACAGAAGTAGAAGGTGTCATGTCGAATTTGCAGTGCTACTCTGCTGACAGCGATCTTGTATCAACTGGAGATATGAGATCTGTATCAGCCAGTGATTTGGATAGCATGGAGGACATCATGCCAACAACACTACATCAATCTCATGATCAGAGTGAACATGCTGCAATTAGAGTTGTATGCTCATCATCAACAGATGCCCTAACTACCGAGGAAGTTCCATCGGACAACTTGGAAATACAACCTGCTGGCAGTCAGCAGGTTGCAATCCCCATGGCACTATCATCAAGTGACGGTGGAAATTCTATCCAAGGTATTTTACCGTTGCAGGGCTCGGTGGACGAAAATGCAACATCTGGTAACCTGAGGATGGATGCTGATGATCCGGCAATGGGATGTGAATTACCCGACAGCCATGGGGACAGCACAGAACAGCATGGTCAGCAAATGTCCAATAACCCTACTAGTGCAGATGATCGTGATGTTAGATTAGAGATCGACAACACTGCCAATGATCAAGCCCCACAGCATCAGAGATGTATTAAATGCAGCTGTAGAAATCCAGATGATGCTTTTCTGAAGAAGTCACGCACTTACCTATTGCTTCTTGCAATTCTTGCCGTGTCTTTGACATATCAAGCTGGTTTAAATCCACCAGGTGGCTTCTGGACATCAAATGCCACAAAGCACTCTGCTGGCGATCCCATTCTTGGGGACAGTGGTCGTGTCTGGACATCAGGTGGCACTAAGCACTCTGCTGGTGATCCCATTCTTGAGGacagttatcataagagataccTTGCCTTCTTTTATTTCAATGCCACTGCATTTGCAGCCTCCCTTGTCATGATCCTTATGCTCCTGAGCAGGAAGATGAGCAACAAGGTTATAAAACGCCGGGCACTGCAGACAGCAATGATAACCGATTTGCTTGCTCTAATGGGGGCCTTTGTTGTTGGGAGTTGCAGGGAGAAGACAAAATCTATTTACATATCAGTGTCGATATTTATCGTGGTTGCATATGTCCTTCTCCATGTTTTAGTGTTTAGGCATAATGGATGGTTGAAAGTGTGTGTTACCCAGAGGATGAAGTTTGCACCACCTCAGACAGATAATGAGTCAAGAGATGCTAAGGAGAAGGACTTGGCGCGGAGGCGGAATTTGCTCTTTATTCTTGCAATTCTGGCGGCAACTGTCACGTACCAAGCTGGCCTGAACCCGCCAGGAGGCATTTGGCCTGATGAGAACAGTAAGGGTGGCAAACCAGGCAATCCAGTTCTTCAAGACAGCCACCCAGAGCGCTATGATGTTTTCTACTACTCCAATGCTGTCTCATTTGCGTCATCTGTGGCTGTCATCATTCTTCTTGTTAATAGGGAATCATGTGAGGATGGAATCAAGTCGTACGCAATCCGTGTGTGCTTGGTAGCGGGTTTGCTGGGCCTCCTGATTGCCTATTCTGCAGGAACCTGCAGGAAAGCGAGACCGGTAATATATCTTATTGTCATAGCCTCTGCAGCTCTAACATGCCTTGTGATTCAAGTACTTGTACTACAAGATGCATTAGATGGGCCACTGACCAGGTTAAGGGGTCGGTTGCGGAAGATTCTTCATCTAGAGCCTGACTCTGAGACACCGCTGGAAAGTTCAGATGAAGAAAACACGGAAAGAAATGCTCAGGGGTCAGGCACCCTTATTAGTGAGAAGACGGAAAAGAAGAGACAGAAGTACTTGATGCTTCTTTCGGTTCTTGCTGCATCCATTGCGTACCAAGCTGGTCTAAACCCGCCTGGTGGCTTCTGGCCTGATGACACTCCCAAAAATGGTTACAAGGCTGGCAACCCGGTACTTAAGGACATAAACTCCTGGCGCTACATGGTATTCTATGTCTTCAATTCCATCTCTTTCATGTCATCTATTGCTGTAGTCATGCTTCTGCTGAGTAAATCTGTGAGACAGAAGAAGGTTCCGCTCCAAGCATTGCACTTCATCATGATACTGGACCTGTCGGCTCTGATGACAGCTTATGCAGCTGGAAGTTGCAGAAAGTTCAGGACTTCAATATTCATCCTCGTGGTAGTATGTTGTGTGCTGGTGTACCTTCTGTGTATTATTATCTTGTCAAGTCGCATAGCAAGATggctgaaaaaacagaaaaacaagGTGGCTTCCTTGCTGCTGGAGCCTAGCCATGCCGCTGCAACTTCAGCATGA